One stretch of Narcine bancroftii isolate sNarBan1 chromosome 8, sNarBan1.hap1, whole genome shotgun sequence DNA includes these proteins:
- the LOC138741818 gene encoding uncharacterized protein — MDAAHKPERLIIDQSATRAREIFNQWIACFDYYMARNNVVDEAIPWGHLNSPLGEVHFSITQGATTLAIARESLTAYNTAPRNVVLARHQLLTRRQKPGESDAAYALALDSQANECDVRAVNVQKHCNALKLDAFVNGIDSSYIHQRLLETEPLTYDRAVTLAKTLRSAMGSSEMLETKKETSRSAATLKEKKRQTPEKCYFCDKSWQPKQKCPA; from the coding sequence atggatgcagcacacaAGCCAGAGCGGCtaataatcgaccagtctgccacgagggccagagaaattttcaaccaatggattgcttgtttcgattactacatggctcgaaataatgtggtcgatgaggcgataccatggggccacctgaattcccCGCTGGGTGAAGTCCATTTTTCCATAActcaaggagctaccactctggctatagcccgggaaagTCTGACTGCTTACAACACGGCGCCACGGAACGTGgtacttgctcgacaccagttgctgactagacgccagaaacctggggaaagtgatgctgcctatgcactggccctcgactcacaggcaaacgaatgtgatgtcagggcagtcaatgtgcaaaaaCACTGCAATGCCttaaagctggatgcttttgtcaatggaatcgactccagttacatccatcagaggctgctggagacggagcccttaacctacgaccgggcagtcactcttgccaaaacactgagaagtgccatggggtcaagtgaaatgctagaaaccaaaaaagaaacatccaggagtgctgcaaccctgaaggaaaaaaaaaggcaaactcctgaaaaatgctacttctgtgataagagctggcagcCCAAACAGAAGTGTCCGGCTTGA